The DNA window TTCGCGCAGCGAGCGGTTGCCGTGGCGGTTGTCGACCGCATCCATGGCGGCGCGGCCGAGCACGGCCGGGCCGTCGAGCAGCAACAGCCGCGTGCGGCCGGGCACGCGCATGGCGGCGAGATAGGCGTCGGATCCGGCGATCAGCGCATCGCGGGCTTCGAGCGAGGGTGGCGAAGCGCGGTCGATCTCCTGCGCCACCGCCTGCGCCTCCTGCTCGACCACGGCGGCAAACAGCGCCTGCTTGTCGGCGAAGTGGTGGTAGAGCGCGCCGCGCGTCACGCCGGCCGCGACGACGATCTCCGGCGTGCCGGTCTCGGCATAGGATTTCTCGGTGAACAGCTTTCGCGCCGCCGCGATCAAATCGGCGCGCGTTGCCTCGGTGCGGTCGCGGTTGGAACGGCGTCCGTGGTCCTGTTGCATACATGCAGCCTGTATGTTAATTCAATTTACATACAGACTGTATGTTATGTCCAGGGAGAAGGAAAGATGAAGACCACCAGCTATTACCCGGTGCTGATGACCGGCGACGTCGCCGGCACGGCGGCCTTCTACGTCAAGCATTTCGGCTTCCAGCCGCTGTTTGAAAGCGACTGGTACGTGCATCTGCAATCCATCGAGAACAAGCGCGTCAATCTGGGCATTGTCCAGGGCGACCACGAAACCATCCCGGAAGAGGGGCGGGGGCGCACCTCGGGCCTGCTGATCAACTTCGAGGTCCGCGATCCCGATGCGGTCTACGAGCAGGTCCTGGCCGCCGGCCTGCCGGTTCTTCGAACACTGCGCGACGAACCCTTCGGCCAGCGCCATTTCATCACCAGGGATCCCAATGGCGTTCTGATCGATGTCATCAAACCGATCCCGCCCAGCGAGGAATTTCTGGCGCAGTACGCCGAGGGCGCCGCGGGGATGTGAGCGACTGTTCCGGGAGGGCTGTGGCCAGATTTATTTATCGCTGAAGTCCGCGCCGCCCCTCATTGCCCTGCCGGGCATTTCTCCCCGTATAGTGACGGGGAGAAAGACGCCCTCATCGGTGATTTCGCCAGCCATCAACCTTGCAAGAAAAGCGCCGAGGTTGCGTCCAGCCACCTTATCCCCGTCACTATACGGGGAGAAGGTGCCGGCAGGCGGATGAGGGGCGGCGCTGACGCGCGTTTTCCAGCAGCGATAGGCGATCACCCAGCCCGTGCCACCGGCGTCACCGCCACCTGGCTGACGCCGGTGCGACGCACCACCGTGCACAGCGTCTCGCGGCCGATGCGCTCGGCGTCGAGCATGCGCACGAGGTCGTCGACGCCTGTAACCGGGCGCCCATCTATTGCCGCGATGATGTCGCCCTCCTTGAGGCCGGCACTGTCCGCCGGGCCGTTCTTCTCGACGCTGCGCAGCCGCACTGCCGTGCTGGTCGACACCTGCGACAAAAGGGCGGCGCGGCGCGGCAGATTGGTGGTGTCGGCCGAGATGCCGATGAAGGCGCGGCGCACGCGGCCGAAGCGGATGATCTCCGAGATGACGAAATTGGCCGTGTTGGAGGCGACCGCGAATGCGATGCCTTGCGCGCCGTGGATCATGGCGGTGTTGACGCCGATGACTTCGCCCGCCGACGACACCAGCGGCCCGCCGGAATTGCCGGGATTGAGTGCCGCATCGGTCTGGATGACGTCGTCGATCAGCCGGCCGGTCGAGGCGCGCATCGAGCGGCCAAGTGCGGAGACGACGCCCGAGGTGACCGTCCATTCGAAGCCGAGCGGATTGCCGATGGCAATGGCGATCTGGCCGCGCCTGAGCCGCTTGGAATCGCCCAGCGGCGCGACATCGGCAAAGCTGCCGTCGGCGCGCACCAGGGCGATATCGGTGTCGGGATCGCGGCCGAGCACACGGCCCTCGCTGGACGCGCCGTCGGGCATCGACACGCGCACTGTTTTCGCGTCACCCACGACGTGGAAGTTGGTGACGACCAGCCCGTCCGGCGCAATCA is part of the Mesorhizobium loti genome and encodes:
- a CDS encoding TetR/AcrR family transcriptional regulator encodes the protein MQQDHGRRSNRDRTEATRADLIAAARKLFTEKSYAETGTPEIVVAAGVTRGALYHHFADKQALFAAVVEQEAQAVAQEIDRASPPSLEARDALIAGSDAYLAAMRVPGRTRLLLLDGPAVLGRAAMDAVDNRHGNRSLREGLVAAMRANMMTRLPVDALTALLASAFDRAALAIEAGGSVEDYRAVLMALIDGLSPTPRQAPRPARTR
- a CDS encoding VOC family protein, with the translated sequence MKTTSYYPVLMTGDVAGTAAFYVKHFGFQPLFESDWYVHLQSIENKRVNLGIVQGDHETIPEEGRGRTSGLLINFEVRDPDAVYEQVLAAGLPVLRTLRDEPFGQRHFITRDPNGVLIDVIKPIPPSEEFLAQYAEGAAGM
- a CDS encoding S1C family serine protease encodes the protein MALAAAKFQSDDTLLDAYSMTVADAVDRIGPAVCRIERIGGQGGHGSGFVIAPDGLVVTNFHVVGDAKTVRVSMPDGASSEGRVLGRDPDTDIALVRADGSFADVAPLGDSKRLRRGQIAIAIGNPLGFEWTVTSGVVSALGRSMRASTGRLIDDVIQTDAALNPGNSGGPLVSSAGEVIGVNTAMIHGAQGIAFAVASNTANFVISEIIRFGRVRRAFIGISADTTNLPRRAALLSQVSTSTAVRLRSVEKNGPADSAGLKEGDIIAAIDGRPVTGVDDLVRMLDAERIGRETLCTVVRRTGVSQVAVTPVARAG